A genomic segment from Lignipirellula cremea encodes:
- a CDS encoding BLUF domain-containing protein, translating to MLPPFLEDFMYQLVYLSLASHDFPASELKDLLAIARKNNVDLGITGMLIYRDRVFMQVLEGDELAVEKLYQKIKADPRHENCKVLLATRVPQRSFDLWSMGFYHAGENRLTELPGFIDFFGEHFPTDLSQVSGDLARRLLLAFRRERWKGAVETESTVSPHA from the coding sequence ATGCTGCCCCCGTTTCTTGAGGATTTCATGTACCAGCTTGTTTACCTCAGTCTCGCTTCGCACGACTTCCCTGCCTCCGAACTGAAAGACCTCCTCGCGATCGCGCGTAAAAACAACGTGGACCTTGGTATTACGGGCATGCTGATCTATCGCGACCGCGTCTTCATGCAGGTGCTGGAAGGCGATGAGTTAGCGGTTGAGAAGTTGTATCAAAAAATTAAGGCTGACCCCCGCCACGAAAACTGCAAAGTCCTGCTGGCGACGCGCGTGCCGCAACGAAGTTTTGACCTGTGGAGCATGGGCTTCTATCATGCCGGCGAAAACCGTCTGACGGAATTACCCGGCTTTATCGATTTCTTCGGTGAGCACTTCCCCACCGATCTCTCCCAGGTCAGCGGCGATTTGGCGCGACGGCTCTTGCTGGCATTTCGCAGAGAGCGCTGGAAAGGCGCCGTCGAGACGGAATCGACGGTATCGCCCCACGCCTGA
- a CDS encoding polyamine aminopropyltransferase: protein MKRIGLLYLSVFIVATSGLIYELLAGTLASYVLGDSVTQFSTCIGAYLFALGIGAWLSGFVDKSLARMFIEIEFAVALVGGFSAPLLFVCFAKLTMFRVALYGVVLAVGILVGLELPLLMRILRDRLQFKDLVSRVLTFDYIGALAASLAFPLFLVPTLGLVRTSLMFGILNGMVGMWGTWVLDREISGSLLFLRLRGVGVLLLLTIGLIKADSFTTWVEDQLYDQPVVYSATSSYQRIVVTQGGEVFRLFLDGNLQFNSADEYRYHEALVHPAMAAAGQQQRVLVLGGGDGLAVREILKHQAVEHVTLVDLDPAMTQLPDHFPPLGQLNQNALHDPRVNVLNDDAFLWLMRSRSRFDVIIVDFPDPNNLALGKLYTRRFYQMLLRHLNPGGAIAVQATSPLVAPNTYWCIVNTMQAAGWKTLPYQTAVPSFGVWGFVLAKAEPLTPPQNAPTGLRFLNEQTLAALFALPNDSQPRETGVNRLDNQLLVRYYSLDTGGL, encoded by the coding sequence ATGAAGCGGATCGGGCTGCTCTATCTGAGCGTCTTTATCGTTGCCACGAGCGGCCTGATATACGAACTGCTGGCCGGCACGCTGGCCAGCTACGTACTGGGCGATTCCGTCACGCAGTTTTCAACCTGCATCGGCGCCTACCTGTTCGCCCTGGGCATTGGGGCCTGGCTGTCGGGGTTTGTCGACAAGTCGCTCGCCCGCATGTTTATCGAGATCGAGTTCGCCGTGGCGCTGGTCGGCGGATTTTCGGCCCCGCTGCTGTTTGTCTGCTTCGCCAAGCTGACCATGTTCCGTGTAGCGCTCTACGGCGTAGTGCTGGCGGTCGGCATCCTCGTCGGGTTGGAGCTGCCGCTGCTGATGCGCATTTTGCGCGATCGCCTGCAGTTCAAGGATCTGGTTTCCCGGGTGCTAACGTTCGACTACATCGGCGCGCTGGCGGCCTCGCTGGCGTTTCCGTTGTTCCTGGTGCCGACGCTGGGCCTGGTGCGAACCTCGCTGATGTTTGGCATTTTGAACGGCATGGTCGGCATGTGGGGCACGTGGGTGCTGGATCGCGAGATCAGCGGCTCGCTGCTGTTCCTGCGTCTGCGCGGCGTTGGCGTGCTGTTGCTGCTGACGATCGGCCTGATCAAGGCTGACTCCTTTACCACCTGGGTCGAGGACCAGCTGTACGACCAGCCGGTGGTGTACTCGGCCACGTCGTCGTACCAGCGGATCGTGGTGACCCAGGGCGGGGAGGTATTCCGCCTGTTCCTCGACGGCAACCTGCAGTTCAATTCGGCCGACGAATATCGCTACCATGAAGCGCTCGTCCACCCGGCCATGGCGGCCGCCGGCCAGCAGCAGCGGGTGCTGGTCCTGGGCGGAGGCGATGGGCTGGCGGTCCGCGAGATCCTCAAACACCAGGCGGTGGAGCATGTCACCCTGGTCGACCTGGACCCGGCCATGACGCAGCTGCCGGATCACTTTCCGCCGCTGGGCCAGCTGAACCAGAATGCCCTGCACGACCCGCGCGTCAATGTGCTTAACGACGACGCCTTTTTGTGGCTGATGCGAAGCCGCTCCCGGTTTGATGTGATCATCGTCGACTTTCCCGATCCCAACAATCTGGCTCTGGGCAAACTGTACACCCGACGGTTTTATCAAATGCTGCTCCGCCATTTGAATCCCGGCGGTGCGATCGCCGTGCAGGCGACCTCGCCTTTGGTGGCGCCCAACACCTACTGGTGTATCGTGAACACCATGCAGGCGGCCGGCTGGAAGACGCTCCCCTACCAGACCGCCGTGCCCAGCTTTGGCGTGTGGGGCTTTGTACTGGCCAAAGCCGAACCCTTGACGCCGCCGCAGAACGCGCCAACGGGGCTGCGATTCTTGAACGAACAAACCCTCGCCGCCCTGTTTGCCCTGCCTAACGACAGCCAGCCGCGGGAAACGGGCGTCAATCGTTTAGACAACCAGCTCCTGGTCCGCTACTATTCTCTGGATACGGGCGGGCTGTAA
- a CDS encoding alpha-keto acid decarboxylase family protein, whose protein sequence is MATHDSTHSPAALSIGQYLIQRLQDYGIGHVFGIPGDYVLTFYGMLEKSAIKTVGCTREDNAGFAADAYARVNGMGAVCVTYCVGGLSVCNSIAGAFAEKSPVVVISGSPGMSERDNNPLLHHKVREFHTQMDVFEKLCIAGAELHDPATAFREIDRVLDAASRFKRPVYLELPRDMVEVVPQTSPPFSKVEVASDPQAMSEACDDAVAMLAKAQKPIILAGVEVHRFGLQDQLVELAERSNIPIAATLLGKSVVRETHPLYVGIYEGAMGREEVTRFVEESDCVLLLGAFMTDINLGIYTADLNPNKCIYATSEQLRIRHHHFHGVQLGDFMQSLTEKLPPTTREIPPGVRQKTRPFELKAEAPITISRMIALLNDRMEEDTIVIADIGDSLFSATDLIIQGRTEFISPAYYTSMGFSTPAALGAHFARPDGRPLVICGDGAFQMTGQEFSTMVRHKIPAVMIILDNHGYGTERFLHPGDWEYNEILPWNYSKLPEVYGGGRGYQAATEGEFAQAMASAWDDLSGPSLIQVKIGVEDSSQALIRLAERLSKRV, encoded by the coding sequence ATGGCGACCCACGATTCCACGCACTCTCCTGCCGCCCTGTCGATCGGCCAGTATCTGATCCAGCGCCTGCAGGATTATGGCATCGGCCATGTCTTCGGCATCCCGGGCGACTACGTGCTGACCTTTTATGGCATGCTGGAAAAAAGCGCGATCAAAACGGTCGGCTGCACGCGCGAAGATAACGCCGGCTTTGCGGCCGACGCTTACGCCCGGGTCAACGGCATGGGGGCCGTTTGCGTAACGTACTGTGTCGGTGGATTAAGCGTATGCAATTCGATCGCGGGGGCGTTCGCCGAGAAGTCGCCGGTGGTGGTGATTTCCGGTTCGCCTGGCATGTCGGAACGGGATAATAATCCGCTGCTGCACCACAAGGTGCGGGAGTTCCATACGCAGATGGATGTGTTTGAAAAGCTGTGCATCGCCGGCGCCGAACTGCACGACCCGGCGACTGCCTTTCGCGAGATCGACCGCGTGCTGGATGCGGCCTCCCGGTTCAAACGCCCCGTCTATCTGGAGCTGCCGCGGGACATGGTCGAAGTCGTCCCGCAGACCAGCCCGCCGTTTTCCAAGGTGGAAGTCGCCAGCGATCCGCAAGCGATGAGCGAAGCGTGCGACGACGCCGTGGCGATGCTCGCCAAAGCCCAGAAGCCGATCATCCTGGCCGGCGTCGAAGTGCACCGGTTTGGCCTGCAGGACCAGCTGGTGGAGCTGGCCGAACGCAGCAACATTCCGATCGCCGCCACCCTGCTGGGAAAAAGCGTCGTCCGGGAAACGCACCCGCTGTATGTGGGCATCTACGAAGGCGCCATGGGCCGCGAGGAGGTCACGCGTTTTGTCGAAGAAAGCGACTGCGTGCTGCTGCTGGGCGCCTTTATGACCGACATCAACCTGGGTATTTACACGGCCGACTTGAATCCCAACAAATGCATTTACGCCACGAGCGAACAGCTGCGGATTCGCCATCATCATTTCCACGGCGTGCAGCTGGGCGACTTTATGCAGTCGCTCACCGAGAAGCTGCCGCCAACCACCCGGGAGATTCCGCCCGGCGTGCGGCAGAAGACGCGTCCGTTTGAACTGAAGGCCGAGGCCCCGATCACCATCAGCCGGATGATCGCCCTGCTGAACGACCGGATGGAAGAGGATACGATCGTGATCGCCGACATTGGCGACTCGCTGTTTTCCGCCACCGACCTGATCATCCAGGGACGCACGGAGTTTATCAGCCCGGCCTATTACACCTCGATGGGCTTCTCGACCCCGGCGGCGCTGGGCGCGCACTTCGCCCGTCCCGACGGCCGGCCTCTGGTCATTTGCGGCGACGGCGCTTTTCAAATGACGGGGCAGGAGTTTTCCACCATGGTCCGCCATAAGATCCCGGCCGTCATGATCATTCTTGATAACCATGGTTACGGCACAGAGCGGTTCCTTCATCCGGGCGACTGGGAGTACAACGAGATTCTCCCCTGGAACTATTCCAAACTGCCTGAGGTCTACGGCGGCGGACGCGGTTACCAGGCAGCCACCGAAGGGGAGTTCGCCCAGGCGATGGCCAGCGCCTGGGATGATCTGAGCGGTCCCAGCCTGATCCAGGTCAAAATTGGCGTCGAAGATTCCAGCCAGGCCCTGATCCGCCTGGCCGAACGCTTGAGCAAACGGGTATAG
- a CDS encoding DUF350 domain-containing protein — MFTSLGWSQEAAGDGATETVVAVQESPVPVMVAGTPAAFDLTHDLLRPLLIAIVFTIVGLILFGVAIWLIVKLSPFSVRKEIEDDQNIALGLIIGSMIIGIAIVLAASLVG; from the coding sequence ATGTTTACTTCCCTGGGCTGGTCGCAAGAAGCTGCCGGGGACGGCGCTACGGAAACAGTCGTCGCCGTACAGGAATCGCCCGTGCCGGTCATGGTCGCCGGTACGCCAGCGGCGTTCGACCTGACGCACGATTTGCTGCGTCCTTTGCTGATTGCGATCGTGTTTACGATCGTCGGTCTGATCCTGTTTGGCGTGGCGATCTGGTTGATCGTTAAACTTTCGCCTTTCTCCGTGCGTAAAGAAATCGAAGACGACCAGAACATTGCCCTGGGGCTGATTATCGGCTCCATGATTATTGGCATTGCCATTGTGCTGGCGGCGTCGCTGGTGGGATAG
- a CDS encoding DUF1592 domain-containing protein has translation MTCRTCLPLFVLFLLVIRSATGLAGEIPAGPGGYTSGVRPFFQAHCIRCHGSDVRKGDITLHALNGSLTPGPGLERWEVILDMLKSGQMPPEDEPQPAGADRQAVAQWIEASLRDGVQQAAQTAKAPTARRLTNFEYQNTMRDLLGFELNLLANLPEDPVKPYHFNNTAEFMLIGPEQMDRYLENARRAMASAIVDPGPPQVHRTERTWDPVDPPERGMQLDEIGVYGGARRYSAASGMGLKSWPETGEYRIRVTAAAILPPGIEEVPLRLVMGYGGLDRNQSTLQIAPVGSVQLRNTVDDLQTFEFRGRIENHPAEPGQVTEKGQQPSKMAITPQNLFDNGRLNDRLDPLEAPRVVVRSIVFEAPVADIWPPPHHTRILFASPLRTSDPEAYVRAVLDRFLTRAFRRPATPDEVERFFKIYEIFEADFATLEQAMRETLAMALVSPQFLYHTTAAPDAATRQYALASKLSYFLWGSMPDAELLDLAAEGRFDDPAVIDKQVRRLLADDRSRDFVDNFTTQWLSLQKLQSVAINTQLFPRFLYLVPRGERAGTETPYRPTIRDYMHAETVGFLRELIRRNASVLNLVDSDFAVLNEPLAAHYEIQGVQGIELRPVAIRPQDHLGGLLTQGSILVGNATGSSPHPIYRAVWLREAILGDEVKPPPADVPALADSAGDSADTAVNIKDLLALHRQKESCNDCHVRLDPWGIPFERYSAIGKFQPRIPPNGARVRGFRPEEDNSLADYQDYLASINTIEVDAVARVPHGPQVDGLQELKDYLLRERKAEIAENVIRRLLTYSLGRQLTYRDRFAVEPLLQQAQANDYPLRDMIVSICQSNLFREMDSPEKDE, from the coding sequence ATGACCTGCCGTACCTGCCTGCCGCTTTTTGTCCTGTTTCTTCTCGTCATTCGGTCAGCGACGGGCCTGGCGGGGGAGATTCCCGCTGGTCCTGGCGGCTATACGTCGGGCGTGCGGCCGTTCTTTCAGGCTCACTGCATCCGGTGCCACGGGTCCGACGTTCGCAAAGGAGACATCACACTGCATGCGCTGAACGGGAGCCTGACGCCGGGGCCGGGGCTGGAACGGTGGGAAGTGATCCTCGACATGCTCAAGTCGGGACAAATGCCGCCAGAAGACGAGCCGCAGCCGGCCGGCGCCGATCGCCAGGCAGTGGCGCAGTGGATCGAAGCGAGTCTGCGCGACGGCGTCCAGCAAGCCGCCCAGACCGCGAAAGCTCCCACGGCGCGGCGTCTGACGAACTTTGAATACCAGAATACGATGCGCGACCTGCTGGGGTTTGAATTGAACCTGCTCGCGAATCTTCCGGAGGACCCGGTCAAGCCGTATCACTTCAACAATACGGCCGAGTTCATGCTGATCGGCCCGGAGCAGATGGACCGTTACCTGGAGAATGCCCGGCGAGCGATGGCCAGCGCGATCGTGGACCCGGGCCCGCCCCAGGTGCATCGGACCGAGCGGACCTGGGACCCGGTCGATCCGCCGGAACGCGGCATGCAGCTGGACGAGATCGGCGTGTACGGCGGGGCGCGTCGTTACAGTGCGGCGTCGGGGATGGGCCTGAAAAGCTGGCCCGAAACGGGCGAGTACCGAATCCGCGTGACGGCCGCCGCCATCCTGCCGCCGGGGATCGAAGAGGTCCCGCTCCGGCTGGTCATGGGCTACGGCGGCCTGGACCGGAACCAGTCGACGCTGCAGATCGCACCCGTCGGCTCCGTCCAGTTGCGGAACACGGTCGATGACTTGCAGACCTTTGAGTTTCGCGGACGGATCGAGAACCATCCCGCGGAGCCCGGCCAGGTGACCGAGAAAGGGCAGCAGCCGTCGAAGATGGCGATCACGCCGCAGAACCTGTTCGATAACGGCCGGCTCAACGATCGCTTGGACCCGCTCGAGGCGCCGCGTGTGGTGGTCCGATCAATCGTGTTCGAGGCGCCGGTCGCCGACATCTGGCCGCCGCCGCATCATACGCGGATTCTCTTCGCATCTCCCTTGCGCACGAGCGATCCCGAGGCGTATGTCCGGGCGGTGCTCGACCGTTTTCTGACCCGCGCCTTCCGCCGACCCGCCACGCCGGACGAGGTCGAGCGGTTCTTCAAAATCTACGAGATCTTTGAGGCCGATTTTGCCACGCTGGAGCAGGCGATGCGCGAGACGCTGGCCATGGCGCTGGTCTCGCCGCAGTTCCTCTATCACACGACAGCCGCCCCGGATGCGGCGACCCGGCAATATGCGCTGGCGTCGAAGCTCTCCTATTTTCTCTGGGGCAGCATGCCAGACGCGGAACTGCTGGACCTGGCGGCGGAAGGCCGGTTCGACGATCCCGCGGTCATCGACAAGCAGGTGCGTCGGCTGCTCGCGGACGATCGCTCACGGGATTTTGTGGACAACTTCACCACCCAGTGGCTGAGCCTGCAGAAGCTGCAGTCAGTGGCGATCAACACGCAGCTGTTTCCACGGTTTCTCTATCTGGTGCCCCGCGGCGAACGCGCCGGCACGGAGACGCCGTATCGTCCCACGATTCGCGATTACATGCATGCCGAAACCGTCGGCTTCCTCCGCGAGCTGATCCGGCGGAACGCCAGCGTCCTGAACCTGGTGGACTCCGACTTCGCCGTGCTCAATGAACCGCTGGCCGCCCATTACGAGATCCAGGGCGTGCAGGGAATCGAACTTCGCCCGGTCGCGATCCGGCCGCAGGACCACCTGGGCGGACTGCTCACCCAAGGTTCCATTCTGGTGGGCAACGCCACCGGGTCGTCGCCGCACCCGATCTACCGCGCTGTATGGCTGCGCGAGGCGATCCTGGGCGACGAGGTCAAGCCGCCGCCGGCCGATGTGCCGGCGCTCGCGGATTCGGCCGGCGATTCTGCGGACACGGCGGTGAATATCAAGGACCTGCTCGCGCTGCATCGGCAAAAGGAAAGCTGTAACGACTGCCACGTGCGGCTTGACCCTTGGGGCATTCCGTTCGAACGCTACAGTGCGATTGGCAAGTTTCAACCGCGGATTCCACCCAACGGCGCCCGGGTGCGTGGGTTCCGGCCGGAAGAAGACAACAGCCTGGCCGATTACCAGGACTATCTTGCCAGCATCAACACGATCGAAGTCGACGCCGTCGCCCGCGTACCGCACGGTCCGCAAGTCGACGGGCTGCAGGAACTCAAAGACTATCTGTTGCGAGAACGCAAAGCAGAAATCGCCGAGAATGTGATCCGGCGACTGCTGACGTACAGCCTCGGGCGCCAGCTGACGTACCGCGATCGATTCGCGGTGGAGCCGTTGCTCCAGCAGGCGCAAGCCAACGACTACCCACTGCGGGACATGATCGTCTCGATCTGTCAAAGCAACCTCTTTCGAGAGATGGACTCCCCAGAAAAGGACGAGTGA
- a CDS encoding M48 family metalloprotease, protein MILPTNDFFPDPMDGTEASVRNLLDQVCRYMDVDPDRVELELFTNPTELWLVNDDGKYLPTGAAGLYEEQNGKTVIHIETSGMLNLSSFVGTMAHELAHLRLMGEGRVHGDEYDNELLTDLTAVFHGFGIFLGNSPRNSDSLNSQWPGTDLRRPEYMTLPMFAYALAHTAWFRGQRKPDWLPFLSFDLKPCFRQGIRYLMETGNSTFRP, encoded by the coding sequence ATGATCCTGCCGACCAACGACTTCTTTCCTGATCCGATGGACGGCACTGAGGCCAGCGTTCGCAATCTTCTCGATCAGGTCTGCCGGTATATGGACGTCGATCCGGACCGCGTCGAGCTCGAACTGTTCACCAACCCGACGGAATTGTGGCTCGTCAACGACGACGGCAAATACCTTCCCACCGGCGCCGCGGGGTTATACGAGGAACAGAACGGCAAAACGGTCATCCATATTGAAACCTCGGGAATGTTGAATCTGTCCAGCTTTGTCGGCACGATGGCTCATGAACTGGCGCACCTGCGACTCATGGGCGAGGGTCGCGTCCACGGCGACGAGTACGACAATGAACTGCTGACCGATCTGACCGCCGTCTTCCATGGCTTTGGCATCTTCCTCGGGAACTCGCCGCGCAACTCGGACAGCCTGAACAGCCAATGGCCCGGCACGGATCTCAGGCGCCCCGAATACATGACCTTACCCATGTTCGCCTATGCCCTGGCGCACACTGCCTGGTTCCGCGGTCAACGCAAACCCGACTGGCTCCCCTTTCTGTCATTTGACCTGAAACCCTGCTTCCGCCAAGGCATCCGGTATCTCATGGAAACCGGGAATTCCACCTTCCGTCCCTGA
- a CDS encoding type II secretion system F family protein: protein MPKPLSADELAALGDELAALARAGVPLDQGLLALRSELPGRAGFAAEEIGQRLAAGERWSDVVGEGQFPPMFAAVLEAGIRSSELGPAIEAYVATLRRTSELRKRLSIALLYPVLLLCLAYGLTLFIGLSWLPDLTSSYAESELETLPVLDSVSHWIVATRWFWAPLPPLLLLLGLGWWLLQLSGPALPRSRFALGVSVVRQGRAAIFADLLALLLERETDLPTALPLAAQASGDAQLQAGASKLVASLEQGSPVGETPELPPLIGWLLRSHAPEQQMVAALRRLSGQYHRRAIQRTEWLAHALPTWLAIGLGGGAAMLLASAVFGSWASVIYELARPHFFNAG, encoded by the coding sequence ATGCCCAAACCGCTTTCCGCCGACGAACTGGCCGCTCTGGGGGACGAACTGGCCGCGCTTGCCCGGGCAGGCGTGCCGCTGGACCAGGGGCTGCTGGCGCTGCGGAGCGAACTGCCGGGAAGGGCTGGCTTCGCTGCAGAAGAGATCGGCCAGCGGCTGGCCGCCGGTGAACGCTGGAGCGACGTCGTCGGCGAGGGGCAGTTTCCGCCCATGTTCGCCGCCGTACTCGAGGCCGGCATCCGCTCCAGCGAGCTGGGCCCGGCGATCGAAGCGTACGTCGCCACGCTGCGGCGCACCTCGGAACTGCGCAAACGGCTGAGCATCGCCCTGTTGTATCCCGTGCTGCTCCTCTGCCTGGCGTATGGACTGACCCTGTTTATCGGCTTGTCCTGGCTGCCGGACCTGACCAGCTCTTATGCAGAGAGCGAGCTGGAAACGCTGCCCGTGCTCGACAGCGTGTCCCACTGGATAGTGGCGACTCGCTGGTTCTGGGCTCCGCTGCCGCCCCTGCTTTTACTGCTGGGTCTGGGCTGGTGGCTGCTGCAGCTGAGCGGGCCCGCGTTGCCCCGGTCGCGATTTGCGCTGGGGGTGTCCGTGGTTCGCCAGGGACGGGCCGCTATCTTTGCCGATCTGTTAGCGCTACTGCTGGAACGGGAGACCGACTTGCCAACCGCCTTGCCGCTGGCGGCGCAGGCCAGCGGCGACGCGCAGCTCCAGGCCGGAGCCAGCAAGCTGGTCGCCAGCCTGGAGCAGGGCTCACCGGTGGGAGAAACGCCCGAGTTGCCGCCGCTGATTGGCTGGTTGCTGCGGTCCCACGCCCCGGAACAGCAGATGGTCGCCGCCCTGCGGCGATTGAGCGGGCAATACCATCGTCGGGCGATCCAGCGGACGGAATGGTTAGCGCATGCTTTGCCCACGTGGCTGGCGATTGGGCTGGGCGGCGGCGCCGCCATGCTACTGGCGAGCGCCGTCTTTGGCTCCTGGGCCAGCGTCATCTACGAACTGGCTCGCCCGCATTTCTTCAACGCAGGCTGA
- a CDS encoding SGNH/GDSL hydrolase family protein, protein MNRYLLIVCLLLPGTVSAADALPRVLILGDSIYNEPSRKVASELKERASVVWKNPGDTATALAQLDTLLGEEPWDVIHFNFGLADLHYRDPRTQAIRALSKRAGGVRVTSPEDYEARLDELAERLGKSSAKRIWASTTPILRPKPESLYDIGSEIEYNSIAARVMAKHRITVNDLHAFVGRQIDQQKPPEMFDFRGIDLHLPILKAIQAELDKR, encoded by the coding sequence GTGAATCGCTACCTTCTGATCGTCTGCTTGCTGCTCCCGGGAACGGTGTCCGCCGCCGACGCTTTGCCGCGCGTGCTGATTCTCGGCGACAGCATCTATAACGAACCCTCCCGCAAGGTTGCCAGCGAACTGAAAGAGCGAGCCAGCGTCGTCTGGAAGAATCCGGGCGACACCGCCACGGCGCTGGCGCAGCTCGATACGTTACTCGGCGAAGAACCGTGGGACGTGATCCATTTCAACTTTGGTCTGGCGGACCTGCACTACAGGGACCCTCGCACGCAAGCCATCCGGGCGCTGAGCAAGCGCGCTGGCGGCGTCCGCGTGACCTCGCCGGAAGACTACGAAGCCCGTCTTGACGAACTGGCCGAGCGTCTGGGCAAATCCAGCGCAAAACGGATCTGGGCCAGCACCACGCCCATTCTTCGGCCCAAGCCGGAGTCTCTGTACGATATCGGCTCCGAGATCGAATATAACTCCATTGCCGCCCGGGTCATGGCGAAGCACCGGATCACGGTCAACGATCTGCACGCTTTTGTCGGCCGGCAGATCGACCAGCAGAAGCCGCCGGAGATGTTCGACTTCCGGGGGATCGACCTCCACTTGCCGATCTTGAAAGCAATCCAGGCAGAGCTGGACAAACGTTAA
- a CDS encoding DUF1552 domain-containing protein translates to MGTKSWQITRREMLRGSGVALALPLLNGMRWAKAAEGAEPPKRMVVSYISYGVYEPQGDKGSHHDWSWWPCKDPGPLTFNKTTAPFEPLRDYVSYLRGLDHAGGYALGGHSSCDVFATGANMAGDETSNNISVDQLAAKRNGHKTRYPSLVMGSEGGTGSYGQSRTLSHYGPGRPIPALHRPQDIFNRLFQPYAGKSVNQVRAGLKREASVLDLMRENSRSLHGRLGREDQRKLDEYLDSIRALEQRVERTSEWTHQPLPQVDAKGLNLEASYQDPVEYLRCMYDLLYLALRTDSTRYASFMLESEFSTSNEVGKFATRVLGYSGQTHDIAHKRPAESGLWDNWRAQQHAYFLDRLRNTPEGDGNMLDQTVVLWGSAHPHQSHSTKNYPLQIAGGNTLGFRHGALHAFEGDKKVPLANLFVSMLNAVDAPTERFADSTGPLTEVLG, encoded by the coding sequence ATGGGAACAAAATCCTGGCAAATAACGCGACGAGAAATGCTGCGCGGCAGCGGTGTGGCGCTCGCCTTGCCGCTGCTCAATGGCATGCGCTGGGCCAAAGCGGCCGAAGGCGCGGAGCCGCCCAAACGGATGGTCGTCAGCTACATTTCTTATGGCGTGTACGAACCCCAGGGCGACAAGGGCTCCCACCATGACTGGAGCTGGTGGCCGTGCAAAGACCCCGGTCCGCTGACATTCAACAAAACAACGGCCCCGTTCGAGCCGCTGCGGGATTACGTCAGCTATCTCCGCGGCCTCGATCACGCCGGGGGCTACGCCCTGGGCGGGCACAGCAGTTGCGACGTCTTCGCCACCGGCGCCAACATGGCGGGCGACGAAACGTCCAACAACATTTCCGTCGACCAGCTCGCGGCGAAAAGGAACGGGCACAAAACACGCTATCCTTCCCTGGTCATGGGCTCCGAAGGCGGCACGGGTTCCTATGGCCAGAGCAGGACGCTCTCCCACTACGGCCCGGGGCGCCCCATTCCTGCGCTGCACCGTCCGCAAGACATTTTCAATCGCCTGTTCCAGCCGTACGCCGGCAAGAGTGTCAACCAGGTCCGCGCTGGGCTCAAGCGGGAAGCGAGCGTCCTTGACCTGATGCGGGAAAACTCCCGATCGCTGCATGGTCGCCTGGGCCGGGAAGACCAGCGCAAGCTGGACGAATACCTCGATTCGATCCGCGCTTTAGAGCAGCGGGTCGAACGGACCAGCGAGTGGACGCACCAGCCGCTGCCCCAGGTCGACGCCAAGGGGCTTAACCTGGAAGCCAGTTACCAGGACCCGGTCGAATACCTTCGCTGCATGTACGATCTGCTTTACCTGGCGCTGCGCACCGACTCCACGCGGTACGCCAGTTTTATGCTGGAGAGCGAGTTTTCCACCTCCAACGAAGTCGGCAAGTTTGCGACCCGGGTGCTCGGTTACAGCGGCCAGACGCACGACATCGCCCACAAGCGTCCGGCCGAATCCGGCCTGTGGGACAACTGGCGCGCCCAGCAGCATGCGTACTTTCTTGATCGCCTGCGGAACACTCCCGAGGGCGACGGCAACATGCTCGACCAGACGGTAGTGCTCTGGGGGTCGGCCCATCCGCACCAGTCCCACAGCACGAAGAACTACCCCCTCCAGATCGCCGGCGGCAATACCCTGGGCTTCCGGCACGGCGCCTTGCACGCCTTTGAAGGGGACAAGAAGGTCCCGCTGGCGAACCTGTTCGTCTCCATGCTCAATGCGGTCGATGCGCCGACCGAACGTTTTGCCGACAGCACCGGCCCGCTGACCGAGGTCCTCGGCTGA